One segment of Dolichospermum sp. DET69 DNA contains the following:
- a CDS encoding rhodanese-like domain-containing protein yields MSINFVADVNDLRTSLLWGQPAFTIIDVRDRSKYNQSRITGAISMPLNDLESRVQYTLHRERQIYIYGENDSQSAQGVRTLQFLGFSAVAELSGGLPAWKSIGGATEGTEA; encoded by the coding sequence ATGAGTATTAATTTTGTTGCTGATGTTAATGACTTAAGGACAAGTCTTCTATGGGGTCAACCTGCTTTTACAATTATTGATGTGCGCGATCGCTCAAAATACAATCAAAGTCGGATCACAGGCGCAATTTCTATGCCCCTCAATGACTTGGAATCTCGCGTCCAATATACTCTCCACAGAGAACGCCAAATCTACATTTATGGCGAAAATGACAGCCAATCAGCCCAAGGTGTAAGAACCCTACAATTCCTGGGTTTTTCAGCAGTGGCTGAACTTAGCGGTGGTTTACCAGCCTGGAAATCCATCGGTGGCGCTACAGAAGGTACAGAAGCTTAA
- a CDS encoding DNA cytosine methyltransferase, which produces MKTLQPVAVDLFAGAGGFGLGFEIAGFSVPLSIEIDAWACDTLRYNHPEMTVIQNDIRDFNNINSVKEICLLKPDIIIGGPPCQGFSIAGPAQKDPHDPRNTLFINFAQWISFLEPKAFIMENVKGLLSRKNVDGVKVIDIIKKTFEDIGYFVEIWLLNSAEYGIPQIRERVFIVGNKLGKQIGIPPKTHFLDLLNINSWQLSLEGIHLNPAISLWDAISDLPQLNAREGKEEQSYILEAQNSYQQWIRNSSKTLYNHVAMEHSDRLVERFKQIKWGESSSDVAKEYGAKRRNGNGELSGKTYDQNNRRLNPCKPAHTIAASFYANFIHPFQHRNLTAREGARVQSFPDNYRFLGKKTVVSHKLLQRENRFNEKFLCQYNQVGNAVPPLLAKAIAVHLQEKLELCPQLIETH; this is translated from the coding sequence ATGAAAACACTGCAACCTGTCGCTGTTGACTTGTTTGCTGGGGCTGGAGGCTTTGGTTTAGGTTTTGAGATAGCCGGTTTTTCTGTTCCTCTATCTATTGAAATTGATGCTTGGGCGTGCGATACCCTGCGCTACAATCACCCAGAAATGACAGTAATTCAAAATGATATTCGGGACTTTAATAATATAAATAGCGTTAAAGAAATCTGTCTTCTCAAGCCGGATATTATTATTGGTGGTCCGCCCTGTCAAGGTTTTAGTATTGCAGGACCAGCCCAAAAAGATCCTCATGATCCTAGAAATACTTTATTCATTAACTTTGCTCAATGGATAAGTTTTCTTGAACCTAAAGCATTTATAATGGAGAATGTCAAAGGGTTACTATCACGTAAAAATGTTGATGGTGTAAAAGTAATAGATATTATTAAGAAAACTTTTGAAGATATTGGCTATTTTGTAGAAATATGGTTACTTAATTCTGCTGAATATGGTATACCACAAATTAGAGAGCGTGTCTTTATTGTGGGAAATAAACTAGGTAAGCAAATAGGTATTCCTCCCAAAACACATTTCCTAGATTTATTAAATATTAATAGTTGGCAATTATCACTTGAGGGAATACATCTAAATCCTGCTATTAGTTTATGGGATGCTATCTCAGATTTACCACAACTTAATGCGCGTGAAGGTAAAGAAGAACAATCTTACATATTGGAAGCTCAAAATTCCTATCAGCAATGGATAAGAAATAGTAGTAAAACTCTCTACAATCATGTAGCAATGGAACATTCTGACAGACTTGTAGAACGGTTTAAACAAATTAAATGGGGTGAATCTAGTTCAGATGTAGCGAAAGAATATGGTGCTAAACGTCGTAATGGAAATGGTGAATTATCTGGTAAAACCTATGATCAAAATAACCGACGTTTAAATCCCTGTAAACCAGCCCACACCATAGCAGCTTCTTTTTATGCAAATTTTATTCATCCTTTCCAGCATCGTAATTTGACAGCCCGTGAAGGTGCGCGTGTTCAATCTTTCCCAGACAATTATCGTTTTTTAGGCAAGAAAACTGTTGTATCTCATAAGTTATTGCAACGAGAAAATAGATTTAATGAAAAGTTTCTTTGCCAGTATAATCAGGTAGGTAATGCCGTACCACCTCTACTTGCTAAAGCAATCGCAGTTCATC
- the mutL gene encoding DNA mismatch repair endonuclease MutL, with the protein MASTIQALPTEVVYLITAGEVIDSLVSVVRELVENALDAGATRIVVSLWPQVWRVRVADNGYGMNLDDLQQAATAHSTSKIHSSADLWKINSLGFRGEALHSLTTLADLEVLSRPLGGSEGWRVNYNNEGEVEQVDFAAIAPGTVVTVNNLFANCAARRQGLPSTNQQLKAVQGIIHQIALCHPHVNYQVWQNDKEWFTICPAPSGGKLIPQILPQVRQDDLHEVNLEIPNLENSSLYLVIGLPDRCHRHRPDWVKVAINGRMIKSPELEQTIFSAFHKTLPRDRYPVCFLHLTISPEQINWNRNPAKTEIYLNELSFWQEQITEAINKSLRISETNIKESVQTTRVSNLLKVAESKGEYNFNSQSSQNQENQNYLKAVAQVSNTYIVAEHSGGMWLVEQHIAHERVLYEQLCDNWQLVPVETPIIIYQLSPAQVSQLERINLDIEPFGDKLWAVRNIPAILKQREDCAEAILELSWGGDLQTAQVAVACRSAIRNGTKMTLPEMQTLLDNWQRTRNPRTCPHGRPIYLSLEESALARFFRRSWVIGKSHGI; encoded by the coding sequence ATGGCATCTACTATTCAAGCTTTACCAACAGAAGTTGTATATTTAATTACGGCAGGAGAAGTAATTGACTCTTTAGTATCTGTTGTCAGGGAGTTGGTAGAAAATGCCTTAGATGCTGGAGCAACGCGCATTGTCGTTTCTTTATGGCCGCAAGTGTGGCGAGTTCGGGTGGCTGATAATGGTTACGGCATGAATTTGGATGATTTGCAACAAGCCGCAACAGCACACAGTACCAGCAAAATTCATTCTAGTGCAGACTTATGGAAAATTAATAGTTTAGGGTTTCGTGGTGAAGCTCTACATAGTTTAACAACCTTGGCAGATTTAGAAGTATTAAGTCGTCCTTTGGGGGGTAGTGAAGGCTGGCGAGTTAATTATAATAATGAAGGGGAAGTAGAACAAGTAGATTTTGCTGCTATTGCCCCTGGTACTGTGGTGACAGTTAATAATTTATTTGCTAATTGTGCAGCCCGTCGGCAAGGTTTACCCTCTACAAATCAGCAATTAAAAGCTGTACAAGGGATAATTCACCAAATAGCTTTATGTCATCCTCATGTTAATTATCAAGTTTGGCAAAATGACAAAGAATGGTTTACGATTTGTCCGGCACCAAGTGGAGGAAAACTAATTCCGCAAATTCTCCCCCAGGTACGACAGGATGATTTACATGAGGTGAATTTAGAAATACCAAATCTGGAAAATTCATCTTTGTATTTAGTGATAGGATTACCCGATAGATGTCATCGTCATCGTCCTGATTGGGTGAAGGTGGCAATTAATGGCAGAATGATTAAATCACCAGAATTAGAACAAACTATATTTTCAGCTTTTCATAAAACATTACCACGCGATCGCTATCCAGTTTGTTTTTTACACTTAACTATTTCTCCCGAACAAATTAACTGGAATCGTAACCCAGCGAAAACGGAAATTTATCTAAATGAACTAAGTTTTTGGCAAGAACAAATTACCGAAGCTATTAATAAATCTCTGCGGATTTCGGAAACTAATATTAAAGAATCTGTGCAGACAACCAGAGTTAGTAATTTACTCAAAGTTGCCGAATCTAAAGGTGAATATAATTTCAATTCTCAAAGTTCACAAAATCAAGAAAATCAAAACTATTTAAAAGCTGTTGCTCAAGTCAGTAATACTTATATTGTCGCTGAACATTCTGGAGGAATGTGGTTAGTAGAACAACATATTGCCCATGAACGAGTTTTATATGAACAATTATGTGATAATTGGCAATTAGTACCAGTGGAAACGCCAATTATTATTTATCAATTATCACCAGCGCAGGTTTCCCAATTAGAGCGCATCAATTTAGATATTGAACCTTTTGGTGATAAACTTTGGGCAGTGCGGAATATCCCAGCTATCTTAAAACAACGAGAAGATTGTGCAGAAGCAATTTTAGAATTAAGTTGGGGAGGAGATTTACAAACTGCTCAAGTTGCTGTTGCTTGTCGGAGTGCAATTCGCAATGGTACAAAAATGACTTTACCAGAAATGCAGACATTATTAGATAATTGGCAACGTACCCGCAACCCGCGCACCTGTCCTCATGGTAGACCAATTTATTTATCTTTGGAAGAATCGGCATTAGCGCGGTTTTTCCGCCGTAGTTGGGTAATTGGGAAAAGTCATGGAATTTGA